Proteins encoded in a region of the Longimicrobiales bacterium genome:
- the crcB gene encoding fluoride efflux transporter CrcB yields the protein MTVLYIALGGAAGAVARYGLGGWIQARAGSSFPLGTLVVNVVGSLLLGFVLHYLEAIRLAPEVRASITIGLLGAFTTFSTFSYETVELLGVGAWGKAGAYAVGSLLLGVAAVLVGNAAAASFLSIRS from the coding sequence ATGACCGTGCTGTACATCGCACTCGGCGGTGCCGCCGGCGCCGTGGCCAGGTACGGCCTGGGCGGCTGGATCCAGGCCCGCGCCGGCTCGAGTTTTCCGCTGGGCACGCTGGTGGTGAACGTGGTGGGGTCGCTGCTGCTCGGATTCGTCCTCCACTACCTCGAAGCGATCCGCCTGGCGCCCGAGGTACGCGCGTCCATCACGATCGGCCTGCTCGGCGCATTCACCACGTTCAGCACCTTCAGCTACGAGACCGTCGAGCTGCTCGGGGTCGGCGCGTGGGGCAAGGCCGGAGCGTATGCCGTGGGCTCACTGCTGCTGGGGGTGGCTGCTGTCCTGGTCGGCAATGCTGCTGCCGCCTCTTTTCTGTCGATCCGATCGTGA
- a CDS encoding glycerophosphodiester phosphodiesterase: MVIAHRGMGPNRGEDPLRPIENSLAALRAGFAAGAPVVELDLALTSDGKVVAWHEDFLDDLTCFSTMTADELLAREPHIATLESLLQNARRANRASPDRLSGLVTVELKPPSPLCDPLDEGEDELVDAVIGTIRRMHASDIVFFNSMSPVMLALAADRAPEIPRQLTLLVLQFLSPQQIEAALGLPVTLIDKAPEFGLQWAELGTVHRLPGYAEPAQALATAHAVGATIVSFDLRLLAQLEQLQAGAASMLVAVAKQSGLHAFGGDVVDAQQWMFGAALGLDALYADDVPLAVSLQPPLD, encoded by the coding sequence GTGGTCATCGCGCATCGCGGAATGGGGCCGAATCGCGGCGAGGATCCCCTGCGCCCCATCGAAAATTCGCTCGCTGCGCTGCGAGCCGGATTCGCTGCAGGTGCACCAGTGGTGGAACTGGATCTGGCGCTGACCTCAGACGGAAAAGTGGTAGCCTGGCATGAGGACTTTCTCGACGACCTGACCTGTTTCAGCACGATGACGGCGGATGAGCTGCTGGCGCGTGAGCCGCATATTGCCACTCTCGAGTCACTGCTGCAGAACGCGCGACGCGCCAACCGTGCCTCACCGGATCGGCTGAGCGGCCTCGTCACGGTCGAGCTCAAGCCGCCCTCACCGTTATGTGACCCGCTGGATGAGGGCGAAGACGAGCTGGTCGATGCGGTGATCGGCACCATCCGCCGCATGCATGCGAGCGATATTGTCTTCTTCAACTCCATGTCACCCGTCATGCTCGCACTTGCGGCCGACCGCGCACCCGAGATCCCGCGCCAGCTCACGCTTCTCGTTCTGCAATTCCTGTCGCCGCAGCAGATCGAAGCCGCGCTCGGCCTTCCCGTCACGCTGATCGACAAGGCGCCAGAATTCGGCCTGCAGTGGGCCGAGCTGGGCACCGTGCACCGGTTGCCCGGATATGCCGAACCGGCGCAGGCCCTGGCGACGGCACATGCTGTGGGGGCGACCATTGTCAGCTTCGACCTGCGTCTGCTGGCACAGCTCGAGCAGCTTCAGGCCGGCGCGGCAAGCATGCTGGTCGCTGTGGCGAAGCAATCCGGCCTGCACGCATTCGGCGGTGATGTCGTCGACGCACAGCAATGGATGTTCGGTGCTGCGCTCGGGCTGGACGCGCTCTACGCCGATGACGTCCCCCTCGCCGTCTCGCTGCAACCACCCCTGGATTAA